TCTTTTCTCCATCTCAACTGGGCTTTGCTTCGTCTGGGAATTGTTTCATCGTGTCTTCCCTCCGGTTtactgtttttttcctatttctttatttactatTGTCTGTCTTCCTTGGTGTGTTTGTGGCTTCGACGTAATTTCTTTGCCATTCGCTTGATCTTTCCCTTGTTGTTGAGTGTTTTCTTGTATTATCTTTCGCGTGATCTTTTCTCTGTtgtcctttattctctctttatttatctttctttctttgtctgtacCTTCTATAAGTCCCCCGAGGCGGCAAAAACCTGTGTGTTTGTGGTTCGTTAAAGGCTCGCAGGAGTGGTTGACGCCGGCAGCCTGACATGACATCACATCCCCTGCAGCGGAGTGTTGGGGTTAAGCTGAAGGGGctggggggaggggcaggaaggatgctggtgtgtgtgtgtgtgtgtgtgtgtgtgtgtgtgtgtgtgtgtgtgtgtaagcctttGCTTCGTGAAGGATACGAAGTAGAGGCGTGACCATGTTCTTTTTAATGGAAGCTGTTACAAAACCCTCATTGCGGTCTCTGGTTTGATGGATCGCACGGAATTATACCGCCCTTACAGCtattcccccaccccccctccccctttttttttttttaagaaagcaCGATTTGTATTTTCTTGGGCACGATTTCTGTTCGtctctctttatcttatctttgcCATGCTGGAAGCTCTTCACTTTCTACTTCACTGTTAACGCGTTTTGGCAAAGTTCTGTGTATATTTGAAACGACGTACTGGTTCACAGCTTCGGAAAGTAGCTACTGTGGCTATCGTGACCTTTTTCATACGAAGTTTTTGGACTagcttagtagtagtaatagtagtagtagtagtagtagtagtagtagtagtagtaatagtaatagtagtagtagtagtagtagtagaagtagtagtagtagtagtagttgttgttgttgttgttgttgtaaatcgCCATGCAAAGTAACCTTAGAGCACGAAGGTAAAAATCCAGGGTTAGCTAGCGACGAAGCGATGACCGTCGTGGGTGCCGTGCCAGTGTCCGGGTACTTATTTAGGTTTCTCGCATTTGTCAGCGCCGGGCCTCTCGCGGCGCTTCAAGAACTGTGAtcacctcgaccaccaccaccctcatcccccggctcctttcttcccttcctgcttttATTAATGTTCATGAATAGTTCTGCCTCCCCACTCTGCGGACATTTAGCTAAGTTAAATTACGCGTATATTTTGATCTTTTGAGCTTGGAAAGACTGTGAGCCTTAACCCCCAAGTAGTAATAGTGTTATCATAATCACCAGTCGGCATTAACAATTATATTACAATCACacatgatgatttttttttttattgttataataataataataataatgatgatggtaatgataatgataatactgataatgataattataataatgataataataataataataataataattataataataataataataataataataataataataataataataatattattattattattattattattattattattattattgtttttttgttggtggtggtgttgttgttgttgttgttgttgttgttgttgttgttgttgttgttgttgtcgttgttgttattggtggtggtggtggtcgtgttgttgttgttgttggtggtggtgtctgtgtttgtgttggtggtgatggtggtggtggctgcggcgGTGGCTGCGGCGTTCCCCACCCGGCGGAGGTTGTTGACGAGCCGGTGATGGAGCAGGAAGTGTCGTGTTCCTGGGAGTGCCCGCGAGGCAGCCACCACTCACCCAGGACACCGATCCCGAGGAGGTGCTGATACACCTCAAAAAAGGCAAAAAGACTGCTGGCTACGTAATGAAACACCCTGGTACACAGTTTTCGCTGATAAACCGGCGAGTTGCGTTTAATAATGAGCTATATGGTGTTCGTATCATCGAGTGTTACTTTTTTAGGGTATGAATGTTCACTAACTCGTAGGCAACACTTCAATTAGTattaatgtaagaaaaaaaaaatggaaaagtgggTTGAGGTTTTAAATGAGCTGTTGCCATAATGATTGACaatctttccctattttttcctattttttttatcaacaaAATTTTCTAaggatttgtttgtttgcttgtacTTTTCTCACGCTGGTGCTAGTGATAGTTCGAAAATTAAATTGGCGAAGATACGCTCTCCATACATGTACCGTGGTGCGTGCTTTTACGTCGATATCCCCAGACGCGTAATTAAAGTTATGTTGACGATCATTCAGTTTGTTAAAAGTCCGGTGGAGGGAGGAAGCGGACGGCGCGTGATGCTCTGTTCTCGTGTGTTATGTAAGGGTGGCGTCGGGTGTCGGATCGTCGGTGGCTGCTGGGCGGTCTGAGCGTCTTTCCTTTACCTGGCAGCCAACGCGTCCCTTTCCTGGCGGTGCAGCAGCCTCCCTGACCATCCGCACCCCGACGGGCCCCATCACGAACCCCTCGGAGCTTGCTGTGTCCGTGGTCAGTCCGTGGTCCGGCTCTAATTTTGCATGCATGGCTGATGAGCACCATATCTTGCGCTTGGGTTGTTGTGCTGTTTTGTTGCGCGTTCTTTGGCTCCGTGTTTTGTGTTGCTTCTTGTGTTGTTATGTGATGTGTGGTTGTGTTATCAATTGTTATCATTTCCTGTGGTATcgtgtttcgttttctttgtgttgtttgtgttgtgctATGTCTGTTGTATCAAACTTCTGTTGTCTATTGCTGTCTTTTCTTATCGTGTTGTTTTGCATGTCATCTGAGCGTGGCTTTGTTGACCGGCTCGCACAGCCATGTTGCCAAGGCAAGGGGagacataaaaataataataataatataaagagGTACAGCCAAAGAAGCGTGGGTGTGGGATCATGGAGAGGCTTTAAGCGGAAAGATTGGGCGGGGGCAACGACCCGTGAAGGTGGGAAGGGCGGCGAGCATGTTGCTAGGGAGAGGCTGGCGTGGATGGCCGCTGAAGAGCCGTAGGCTGGGGCGAGCCGTTGCCGCCCGCaccagggggaggggggtggggatgaGGCTGGACTTGAAGAGGGTAATCGGCATTTTGTTTGGTGTCTAGAATAGTAGCATGTATCCCAGCAGATGACATGTGTCTTGGCAGACTGTAATTGTAATAATAAGTCACAAGCATTCGACCAACTTCCTGGCTGCTCGAGGGGGATAGCGATGCTTTGCCAGTGGTCAAGACGCGGTCTCCTACCTTTAGTAAGCTTATGCAGGACCTGTGGGCGGGCGACTCTTTCAAGGCACAAAAAATGCATGCATCGGTGTGTGCCGTGAATAGCAAACAGAGGATGTGGACGGGAAGGAAAGACTGTCGCATCGAGCATGCACTTCGCATCCTGAACGCCCGCTTATGGTGCTGGGGGCCGCTCCTCCAGGAAAAACACTAAACcctacgatatatatatatatatatatatatatatatatatatatatatatatatatatatatatatatatatatatatatatatatatatatatatatatatatatggcggtggccgaagtgatagcgtactggacccacattcgccgcgtgatggacgacgcgggttcgaatcctcacgctaccactcggatttttcggtcaccgccgagtggcttaaaactacccacatgctgtcctgaagaccacccatcaacccggactctagaggaagccgtccaagcgaatcaagtacgagttccggggggcagcatgagccaatgcaagatggcgccactataaacactcgcctgcgccagaacgggctgggccgaccatcaggccccacctggaagaagccttgggccgaccatcaggccccaccgggaagatgcctaccggcgcaataggcaacaaaaaaaaaaaaaaaaaaaaaaaatatatatatatatatatatatatatatatatatatatatatatatatatatatatatatatatatatatattatttggtTCCAAAGACATGAACCTTGCTGCCTGCTTTGTTATATCAATgcaagcgtttttttttttacagtaaatcggactcaatcagtcaatcagtatcagtcatcagaatcagtgattcaatcattctgacaaCTACACTGTGAGTCTTCTTcaacccgcgcggtgccggccatttcaaccccggacccgtccgtggtgccggccgatttttcattgtactattttaagcatttttcctttgtttggatagccaggatataggcactgaagtattttttttttatcttgactACCGCTATCGCAGTACCGGACAcagcgtaccgcactgggaaagaaaaaaatgggaccgcactacagcaaccacactactccggaaaaagtaccacactaccgcaaccgcactactgatttttcagtaccgcgcccacctctgccgAAGGCTGCAAATAATTCAAACTTTTACTTGTGCTGCAACCCACAGTGTCACAGCTTCCAGTCTTTTGTCTCCCGTTGTAAATGCGCCAGCCAGTATTTCAGGTTACCTTTCGAGttggggagaaaaaagaaagaaaaaaaatggcccACAATGGGAGAGTACACCTTCCTCCTAGAAACATTTAAGTTCGGGTCTTGATAGAAAACGTAACGAGATGGAGGGAGAGCTATACTGCTGCTGCTCGTTCCGATCGCGCTGTTCTCAGACCAGACGAGAATATTTGCGTCACCTCAAAAGGGGAGCAAATCGTGAGTTCTGTCCTTGATTACACTAATGACAGATCAAAATGTCAGCTGCTATTCATGAGGGAAGTCTCATTAGATCGTGAACGGCGGTTTTCCTGTTATTTGCAAGCATAAAATAAACTGGAAACTTCTCTtactcagagacacgccagtcctcgtcgacagaccgacttggtcggctagatttcgatcgccgatagagtcggtctgtcggcaccctgctacgggccgcccttgacaaaggcccgtgctcccccctTTAAGGAAGGAGCAatctttaaacaacaacaacgtgaACATGGCCACCTCAGCACAACAGAACATGAATATTATTTACCATCAAAGGCATTTGCACTAAGCTCCAGGGATCATGGTTACTTGGCGGTGGACAGCGTATGATTCTCTACACTCTACAGTTTGGGAAATAAATTTCTTCTTTTGTGCTAAGTTGTACCTGCGCCACAAACATCTCTCCTTTGTGCAAAATTGTGTTGCATCAGAATATCCTTGTTCTTGGTAGCAAAGATCATGTAGTGCCTAACATAAGGTTGAAACGGTAATGGGCttaatatatatgaagaaaataaattgtCTTTACTGAGAAAAGATTATTTAATGTTTGGTTGAAGGCATCATTGGATACATGTTTACAATTCGGAAACGACACAGACTAAACGAATAAGTACTAACTTTACATTATTCTCACTGGTGTTATTTTCATTAGTAATAAGAATGTCTGTATTCCAAGTATTTCACCTACGTAGTCCTAAACGGTGTACAGGACGGATACTTAACACTATCTTTGGTATCTGCATAGTAGTTGTTAGCGGTTAAGTGAGTAACACGCCTACAGGATGCATGTTGAAGCACTGAGGTAAAACTGTTTGCTGAGGCCGATGTTGGTGAGCCTCGGCACCACGTCTGGAGCGACCCTTGAATACTCGCTGAGAAACTCGAAGTACAGGTCTGCAAACTCCTTGTTGTTGGCGTGGCGAGCCAGGGTGCGGCACAGTGTCTTCACGAAGGGCGTGCCGTCCCTGGTGAAGCTGTACGAGGTAAAGCCTCCGCTGCTCGAGGACAAACACAGCACGTCCCGCAAAGGCTCGTCCACTCTGGCATTTTCACTTTGGTTGCTGGCGCGGCCTTGCTCGTCCCTGTAGTAGCCATGGCACAGGTCCCAAATGATCAGCTTGGGCTTGTCTTTGAGGTGTGGACACTGCGAGTCCTTGAAGTGGTCCAGCACCCACTGAATGTTCAGGAGCTCCATGTCGCTGGTAAGGAACTGTTGGTGGGGCGTGCCATGACTGGACACGACGACGACGAGGCATCCGGCCTGTCGCACTTCCTCCATGTCCCTCAGCTTCGCCAGCTCATGTCTGGTCTGGTCAGCTGTGAGGGAGCGGTGGGCGTGTCCAGTGTAGCCCATCCTACTGAAGACAGTGGCGAGGTTGTTAATGTTAGCCTCGGCGCCCTCGAGCTCCAGATCTAAGCGGCCCATGAAGCTGTTGTAGTTAAGGAGACACACATAGCCTGGCGAGGCGACATCCGTCCGATTGTACACGTCAGGCCCTTGAACCACTGTCACGGGGGCAGCCATGTGCAGCCTCATAGTGCCCATCTTCTCGGACCCAAGAGAGTAACAAGTTTATTGCTGTTCACTGATACCTGAATAATCACTCCATAAAACATGATATTATTCCATAAAAcatgatgttctctctctctctctctctctctctctctctctctctctctctctctctctctatatatatatatatatatatatatgccactgTTCGTATATATGAGATCTTTGTCACAATGTGCTCGTTACAGTAGTAGATTAATTCCTGCCAAGAAGCAAAACTGGAAGCAAACTTACCGGCAGCTGGTGCAGGGGCGTCCCCAGGGTTTGCGACGTCCGCTCGGGATCGGGCGTGCACGATGCCCTTGACGCTCGGGGCTGTGGTGGGAAAATGTGTTAATGAATGCTGATGTGCGCCAgtttttgtttatcatttatttattaattaattgtTTGCTctaccatattattattattattattattattattattattattattatcatcatgaataatctatttatttatatatcattTTGCATGTATTAGCACTATGAGTCTTCTACGTTGGTCTCACCTTTTCAAACATTGTGACGATCTGCTGGCGGCCCAGGGCCTGGGCGAGCTGGCGAGCTGTATTGACCCGCAGCTCCCTCGCCAGCGCCCCGCCTACCACCTCCTTGGCCTTCATGTCAGGGTCAGCGCCGACACTCAGCAAGTTTTGAATCTTTACTTTGTCCCACTTAAGAACAGCCTCATACAATGGCACACAGAGCTGGAAAAGTATCGATACTTTGAATAAATATAATTTAACTCCATAGAGTTTGAGACACTCGGTTCAACAAAACCAGCGTGCGTTGGCCAGTGATGTTGCAATGCTTACCCAGTGTGTGTATGTCTTGCCGGTGGGGTCACGCTTGCTGGCATCGAAGTGGGGATCGTTGAACAGCTTGCCGAGCACCTGTGTGTGACCCTTCATGGCAGCCAGGTGAGCCGGGGTGTAGCCATTCAGGTTGACGCTGTTGGGACTCACGAAGCGCAACAGGAAGGCTGTCACGTGCGGGTGGTTGTTCTCGGCAGCCACGTGCAGCAGAGAGTGGCCGCGGCCGAAGTCCGGCACCATGTGCTGCACCAGCTGCCTCACGTGCACCAGGTTGCCGGCCTTCACCGCGTTGACCAGCATCTCGCGAAGTATCCGTTGGGTCTGTAGGAAATTCATTTTGACAATTGTGAAGCCAAGTCTTTTCCAGTATTATACGTTATTATTATGTTAACAGTTGTTGGGTTATGTTGTTAAGTAAAAAGTTAGCAAGTGTTGTCGTAGGTAACGGGACTCACCTTCTGTGGGGTCAGTATGGCTTTCTGGGAGCGTTTTGTGTGACAGATGGGCGTGGCGGCCTTGCCCCCCACCACATGACTGGCTCCGTTCTGTGGAGACAATCATTGTTATGCAGATTTTGTTGGCATGGGGGGAACAGTGTTCATGGCGGGAAACTGTTATTGGCATGTCCAGGTAAAGGCACACCACAGAGGCGGCGTCTCACCTGAGGCGTGGCGAAGGTCGTGCGTGGCGCCATCCTGCTGTCACTGCTCAGGTTCTCGCTGGCGGGGTGTCTCGCCTCCCTCGTGAGTACTTGCAGCACTCTTATGTAGCGCTTGTAGATTAAAGCAGTCAAAGGACCTTAACACGTATCAGTCAAAAACACCTTTGGGACTGGTTTTCAATATATGATGATTATTCTTCTGAAAACACTACAGTTTATGTTGTCAGTGGTCACTATTAAGCCAACGACAACGCGTTCGTGACTATGTAATAATTTTTGGTAACAGTAGAAAGTATCAGGAGGGCCAATGCAGGGCAAGCTATGCCTTCTAATGTGGCTCGTGGAGGTGTGTGGCTGGAGATAACGTGCCTCGCTTATAAGGCCGAGCCAACTTTCGCGCCGCCAGACTCGCTGCAACGTGTTGCAGGCACGCCCCGCCCACCGCCCGGTTATCATGACGTAGCCATGACGTCGCAGCGCCTCGCCGATCGTGCTCCAACCTGAGCCAGTAGTGACGTATACATAGCCTGCAACGcatgtacgcacacacacacactacacgttCAGGCCTGTCGCCAGTTCGATACGCACAAGAACTTTCATGGCACCGTCGCCGAAGTGCCAGCAGTAGCTACTATTACTACGCCTCCGCTCCATAGTTCACATACATTACCAAGTAGCTGTCAAAAGGAATACCTGAACACGGCTGAACTCGTCTATAGCCCCTCCCAGTTTAGTTCTTCGATCTATTATCTGCTTCAGGTCATCACAAGTCTCCCTAAAAAGAACAATTCATGTGTAAATCGAAGTCATGTCCTTTCACTCTTATGTATTTCTTCTAGGTAACCTGTAAACAGTTTAGGTGACCATATGGCCTCACGCTGCCCAAATCCTTTTTTATTCAAACTCTCAGCTACCTGTATGCAATATAATATTTTTCTCAATATAAAAAAATCTCATAGTTTCATACTTTCAAACACTTTCATATAATCTGCAGTGACCTTGGTAATGAAGATAATTTGTGTGATAATTCATACTTTTATTCTAGTCTTGATTCGATAGTTGCTGTAAAAATCAATGATTGATACTAAGATGAATAGGGGTGGCCCCGTGGTAGTCTCGGCCTTGCACTTCGGCGGGTTGCTAgagcgtgggttcgagacctatcctgTGCCAtaggggtggaaaggtgggctctttccgacaccctcagccccgttgttgggcctcctccttgaaagaattgggtatctctctaccagccgtctgagGGGTtgtgcggcatgcaccgccttcctccattggggtatatccaaAAAGTTGAATAAACATTTTCATTTTCAACTTAATTCTCGCTCCAGTTTCATTACTGCTacctctgtttattttttttaacttgatTTTCAaagcaataaactatcaatcaatcaagcaaTCAAAGACAAAGCATTCACGCGTATagaacagtaagaaaaaaaaatgtagtacaAACAACTGTAGATATACAGTTATCAAAATATTcttatataatataataaatgCTGTTATATCTTATCAGCTCCGTGGTAAGACTAAGTGATACAGCCGACTCAGCGGTTGGGGAAGGGGGCGTGGCTTGCTTACATATCGTGATAGGAGAGATACAGGAAGTAACCGATCTGAAAGAATCAACGGGAAAACTGTATTCCAGATGGAAAGGTGTAGGAGAGATGGCAGATCTGCCGAAATGTGCCAGTACGTCGATCGCTGGTTcttcgcgcgtgtgtgtgtgtgtgtgtgagagagagagagagagagagagagagagagagatttactaagTATTCCTTAATTCTATGGTTATCTGTAGCTGGATATCCTGAGGTTATTAATGTCTGTAAAATGTAACTGATCCATTAAAATAAACGTGTTTACTAAGCCAAAgataatttctaaaaaaaaaaaaaaaaatgtgtgtgtgtgtgtagctttctTGGTATTAGTTTTAATTGCCTATTAAAGTTTGTTTTCGTTATAAGTTCATGcaacttattttctttacttatatatttgcatatttatttgtttattgactGAGTGGTTGGCTAACGtattacctgattttttttttttatataacagaGATGATACCAAACATGAAACAAGCACAAGCATGAAGTGCAGGCTGCCTTGTGATCGCACCCACCAGCCACAAGTTTGCTAGAACAGGATCATTGTCTCCAGCACGCGGTTCGAACCATTGCCTTGGCTTGCCCCCATTCCTTCATCTTCCAGTCTATACGTGAAGGTGGTGGAGCGGAGTCCCTCGTGAGCTGATCAGGTTTTTCTCTCGGGTGCAAGACAAGGGAACAGTAAAGTGAGTAAGGTCCACTGTgttttatagtatttttttttttttgttgttgttgttgttgttgttggggatataccccgatggaggaaggcggtgcatgccgcacaACCACCCAGATGGCTGGTAATCTGTTCAATATTTAGTTGCATAGTAATTGAATATCAATATTTGTGATCATTAAAAATATGCAGAGAAAAAAACAGATTTTGTACTTTTATTGTAGCATACCATACATGTTTTTTTCATCAACACAAAGTGGATAAAGATACATTAAGAATGGCTTGGAATATTCCTCATTTGTCTCACAGCAGCTAACAGTCTAGTTTTTTTGCCCAGTCACTTTCAAGTACTGGACGTATATGTAattgacattattatttttttttttctgaatgacCAGTTACAAGTGCATCTTTTATACTACATATCTTTGCAATTATTCTTGTTGTAAATGCCTCCTTAAGTGGTACAACCATTTGGAACAATGAAATAATTACCTTAAATTGTAAGAATATTTGAAAATTCACATCAGTATGCAATATGGTTTCATTTACTCTGCTGTCATAAGTGTAGAGTGCTCTTCTCATAAAGTTATTCTTTATTTCACTATTTTTCATGGCACCTCAAAGTGATAACATTATATTATGCAGTTTAGGAATGTTAATATTAGCATCACTGAGTGTTGATTGTGGATAATGAACCATCGCTGATCCTTACAGATTCTTACAGTGGGGCACAGTTGTCAGAAGGATAGAGCTGCAAGCCGTGTCAGTGACAGCTCCCTATGATTTGTTGTTGTGGCGCCATGATTGCACACCCCAAGAAATCAATCAACCATGGAAGTGAAGAGCCATGGTGAGTCAGTTTGAACCCATTTTGCTGTGTGGTTTCAGGAAGCCAGAGCCTCAATCCCAAAAATAGTGATCCTATATGAACAAAGCTGTCAAGACTAAAAATATTGATGCTTACAAAGTCTAcaattatttcatacaaatatatttaTCCATCAGAATAATGTTCCTCCAGTTGCCAAATGTAAATGTTCACTGTGCAAGACCTCACCTGCTTATTTACTTAACTTTAgaataaaaaagtggaaaaaaaaaatgtgcctcCTGGCATATGCTCATTAGTTAGTGTGTAGTTGTAGAGTTTGCTGGTGTTATGACCAACACTGATGGTTAGGAAGTCTGCTGCTCTGACATTCTCACTAACAATCCTTCCAGAGCTGCTGTTGATTGTAGGAGAAACCTAATATATATTTGCATCAGAGCTGAGAATGTTTGTAATAAACTGATAAACTAAAGCTTTAATTTTCagtaaaaaataagaatatatgctAATGTTGTAAAGACCAGTCTCGATGAAGCAGTATCACCATATGTTTCAGTAATAATTTAACAGAGTGAAATTGATGGTGGTTATTCATGTACTTGATATGACATTCTTAAAATAATGTTAGTAGTTTGGTGGGTTCTGCAATATTTTTCAACATTCATTATGGTGAAACAGAATatgtaaagtatatatatatatatatatatatatatatatatatatatatatatatatatatatatatatatatatatatatatatatatatatatatatatatactcataatAATAGTAGGTAAATATCAGTTAAAACCAAATACTTTTGTTATATGCTTTAAtataaaattgaaataaaatctCTAATAAACTGTCAATAGTAGAATTTACAAAGAAAATGCACTGATAAAAGTTTCAAGAAAATTTTACCGCAAGTTGTTATTAATATATTAAACTGTCATTATTAAAATGATCCACCCATACCTCACATGCAGCACTATTTTTAGTACTGCTGCTTACAATGGCATTAAACTGTGAGGAGGTTAATGTTCCATTTACTTTGCATTTTATCTGCACTGAAAAATACTGAACAGTATCAACAATTATTTCAAACATCATAGActgatcaaaatatcaataaattttAAATCCTAATCATTTACTATTACATATGAAAATGCATGACAGTCACATCAGGTGTGAGAGGGTGGAAAACaaaaagtcagtctctctctttctctctctctctctctccctctgggtGTTTCCTGCTATTAATAAGATATGTACTACTTCCAAAATATATCAGTTACATACTCCACTCTGTGCACAATTTAAAATCCATGGCCAATACCCTTTTACAGAGGTGAATATTGTGAGGGGAATGTCACATGGAGACTCATTGTGGTTGGATGATAGAAGTCCAGCAACAACCCAGCGTTCATTTACATCACTTCCTACATTGACCAAGTAGGGGCCACCTGATGACCCTTGCGGTAAGTGCCTGCCAGATTCTGCAGGATAAAAAGAAACCTTAAATGTAGAAAGTTTAAGTTCTTAATGTTAATCTTAATTTACATTTAACATACTGGCACAGCAGACCTCTGTATTAGTTATTTTTGCCActaatgaactttttttttttcaggagtgtGGCATTAAAGACACATGAGATGATGAGAAGCTCAGCAATCTGCAGCAGAAATTACTTCATCTATGTAGGGGCATCTCAAAAAGAtgatttgattcagtgcatcacaaggactctgggatctcctgcgactcTGCAGGATTCCTGCAATGACTATTGGTTTACTGACTGGCCTGaattctgggactgagagtgctgtgaagcgTGTGGAGAGCTTGACCAGCTCCTTTCCCATCAACGTGGTTGTGAGGCAGGACTGTTTCCTTGCCctatcgcttttcaacacttgtaaaTACCAGGGGCACTGATCATGTTTTTGCCAGTTTTTGCATTAATCCTTTCAGAGCCGCTGGAGGTTTCAGTGATGGCTCTTGAGGCACTcactgcatg
This sequence is a window from Eriocheir sinensis breed Jianghai 21 chromosome 40, ASM2467909v1, whole genome shotgun sequence. Protein-coding genes within it:
- the LOC127009229 gene encoding caspase-1-like — encoded protein: MAPRTTFATPQNGASHVVGGKAATPICHTKRSQKAILTPQKTQRILREMLVNAVKAGNLVHVRQLVQHMVPDFGRGHSLLHVAAENNHPHVTAFLLRFVSPNSVNLNGYTPAHLAAMKGHTQVLGKLFNDPHFDASKRDPTGKTYTHWLCVPLYEAVLKWDKVKIQNLLSVGADPDMKAKEVVGGALARELRVNTARQLAQALGRQQIVTMFEKPRASRASCTPDPERTSQTLGTPLHQLPMGTMRLHMAAPVTVVQGPDVYNRTDVASPGYVCLLNYNSFMGRLDLELEGAEANINNLATVFSRMGYTGHAHRSLTADQTRHELAKLRDMEEVRQAGCLVVVVSSHGTPHQQFLTSDMELLNIQWVLDHFKDSQCPHLKDKPKLIIWDLCHGYYRDEQGRASNQSENARVDEPLRDVLCLSSSSGGFTSYSFTRDGTPFVKTLCRTLARHANNKEFADLYFEFLSEYSRVAPDVVPRLTNIGLSKQFYLSASTCIL